Below is a window of Aeromonas veronii DNA.
GTGTGTCAGTATGGAAAAAGCGCCCCCGGTTCCGACCCTGACGCTGGCCGAGCTTCGCAACGAGATAAGTCTGAGCGAACAACGCCTGCAAACATCCATGGAACAGCAACAGAAACAGTATGTGCAGCAACAGCACCTGCTGGTTCAGCTCAACACAGATGTCACCAACATGAAAGAGTCCGTCAAGCAAGTAGACCACAAGCTCGCCACCCTTCCCGCCGAGCCGCCCAAGCCGATGGCCATCCCCATCGAGAAGTGCCCGACCCCCAATCAGGGTCACACCATCGATGGCAAGCTGATGGTGGGTGAAGCCGAGTGGATCTGGGTTGATGCGGCCAACGACGCCTTCCAGGCGCGGGTCGATACCGGTGCGACCACCTCCTCCATCAGTGCGCAGGAGATCACCATTTTCGAGCGCAACGGCAAAAACTGGGTACGCTTCTTCCTGAGCCATCAGGAAGCGGACGACAAGATCCAGATCGAAGCGCCGCTGGTACGCCATGTGCGGGTGCGTCAGGCCTCTGCCGACGATCTTGACCGCCGTCCGGTAGTCCGTCTGGCCGTGCGCATTGGCGACATGACCGAGAAAGCCGAATTTACCCTGAAAGACCGTAGCGACATGACCTTCCCTGTGCTGCTGGGTCGCGAATTTTTGAAAGACATCGCCGTGGTCGATGTGGCCCGCGAGTATATCCAACCCAAACCCAAGCTCAAGGATGTGAAATAATCCATGGTTTCCCGTAAGCCGTTCTATTTGCTGGTGGCCCTGCTGTACATTGTCGGCCTGGGGATGACGATTTATCACCATATCGCGTTGGATGTGCCGCTGACGCCCGGTGAAAAGCGCCAGATCTGGTCCATCGAAGCCAAGCTGGAGTTCGAGGCCACCGGTGAGCCGGTGATCGCCTCCCTGGCCATTCCGGGCACCCAGCCCGGTTTCACCCTGATGAACGAGAACGCCGCCAGCCCGGGTTACGGCCTCTCCTTTGTCGAGAAAGGTGGCGATGCCCGCGCCGAGTGGTCTATCCGCACCGCGTCTGGCCGTCAGGAGCTCTACTACCGCGTCGACATGATGGCGGATGCCCACGCCAAACCGGCCGCCAATCCGCAGCCGCCCGCCATCGAGAAGCAGATCGAGAGTGAACCTTACGCCACCGCGATGAAGCAGATCCTCGAGCGGGCGCAGGAGCGCTCCGCCGATGGCTACACCCTGACTCGCGAGATCATCAAGGAGATCGAGAAGCAGGAGCAGAACGCCGAGTTGCTGAAAAAGCACAAGACCCGCGCCAACTTGATCGCCGAGCTGCTCAACAATGCTGACGTGCCAACCCGTGTCGTTCACGCGCTGAGCCTGGAAGATGGTCGCCGTCGTCAGGAGCTGGTGGATTACCTGCAGGTGTTCAACAGCCCGACCGACTACAAGCTGTTCAACCCGCAAACCGGTGAACAGGGTCGTCCGGCCAATCTGCTGCTGTGGGAATACAACTCCGGCGCGCTGCTAGAGGTGACCGGTGGTCACAACTCCCGTGTCAGCTTCTCGATGATCGAGCAGGAACAGCCGGTCAGCGTGGCACTGGCGCAGAAGTTTGAAAAATCGGAGATAATGAATTTCTCCATCCACAGCCTGCCGCTGGAAGAGCAGACTCTGTTCAAGGGCTTGCTGCTGATCCCGATCGGCGTGCTGATGGTGGTGTTCCTGCGGGTTCTGGTGGGGATCAAGACCTCCGGTACCTTCATGCCGGTGCTGATCGCGGTCGCCTTTATCCAGACCCAGCTGATCACCGGTCTGGTGGGCTTCTTGCTGATCGTCGGCACCGGTCTGGTGATCCGCTCCTATCTGTCGCGGCTCAACCTGCTGCTGGTCGCCCGAATATCGGCCATCATCATCATGGTTATCTCGATGATCGGTATCTTCTCCGCGCTCGCCTTCAAGCTGGGGCTGACCGACGGTATGAAGATCACCTTCTTCCCGATGATCATCCTCTCCTGGACCATAGAGCGGATGTCCATCCTGTGGGAAGAAGAGGGCCCGAAAGAGGTGTTCCGCCAAGGTGGTGGCTCTCTGCTGGTGGCCGTCATCGCCTATCTGGCCATGGATAACGAACTGATCCGTCACCTCACCTTCAACTTCCTCGGCCTGCAGCTGGTGCTGATGGCGACCGTGCTGTTGATGGGTAACTACACCGGCTACAAGTTGAGCGAACTGAAACGCTTCAAGCCGCTGGTGGACGAGATGAAATCTGGCGTCACCCCGGGTAAGGACAAGTAACCGATGTGGTTCTGGGAAAAATACACCACCCCGTGGAGCCTGTCGCAGGCAGGCATCCTCGGCATGAACAAACGCAACCACTCCTACATCAGCCGCTACAATCAGCGCAGCCTCTATCCGCTGGTGGATGACAAGCTGCAGACAAAGCGGATTGCGCTGGATGCTGGCGTCACGGTACCGGAACTGATCGGCACCATTCGTGCCCAGCACGATGTGGGTCGTATCACCGAGCTGGTAAAAGATTGGCCGGGCTTCTGCATCAAGCCGGCGCGCGGCTCGGGTGGCAAGGGGATCCTGGTGATCCTGCGCCAGGAAGATGGCCTGTTCTACAAGCCCAACGGCAGCGCCTCTATCGGCCAGGATCTGGAGCGCCATGTTTCCAACATTCTGGCGGGGCTCTACTCGCTGGGCGGCAAGCCGGACGTGGCGCTGGTCGAAGGCCTCATCAACTTCGATGACGTGTTCGACGGCTACTCGTTCGAAGGGGTGCCCGATGCCCGGGTGATCATCTTCAAGGGGTTCCCGGTGATGGCGATGATGCGCCTCTCCACCTCCGCCTCGGACGGCAAGGCGAACCTGCACCAGGGCGCCGTGGGGGTGGGTCTGTGCCTGCGTACCGGTCGAGCCCTGCGGGCGGTGCAGTTTGGCAATCCGCTGCGCCATCACCCGGATACCGGCCTCGACCTCTATGAGCTCAAGGTGCCCCACTGGGACACTCTGCTCACCCTGGCCGCCTCCTGCTACGAGATGTCGGGTCTGGGCTATATCGGGACCGACATGGTGCTGGACAAGTTCCGCGGCCCCATGCTGCTGGAGCTTAACGCCCGCCCGGGTCTTGCCATCCAGATCGCCAACGGTCGCGGCCTGGTGCCCAATCTCAAGGCCATCGAGAAGCTCGGTCAGGTGAAGATGAACGTGGAGCAGCGAGTCAATTTCGCCAAGGATCACTTCGGGATCTTTGAGGAATAAGCCCTCTGCTTGTGCACTGAGCGCGCCTATGGCGCGCTTTTTTTTATGGTGCGCATAGGCGCATCATAAAAACGCCCCTTGCGGAGCGTTTAGCGTCAGTTGGCTTCATCTTTCTTTTTGCGAATGCTGAGGCCAAGTTCCCGACCACGCAGTCGGGCATAGTAGATGGTGCCGACAAAGGCGAGAGTGGTGAACAACAGCTCCACCACCGCCAGCCACCGCTCCCCCTCATCCGTGGTGATCAGGGTGAGGGCGTGGAGGAAATAGGGCATCAACACGAAGTTGCCCCAGGCGTGGGTGTAAGGGTTGCCCTGCACTATCCCCTTGAGCGGGAAGAGCAGCGGTACCGTCCAGATCACCGGCAGCAGCCAGGGGTTGAGGTCCGGGTGGGGCGACAGCCACAGATGCCAGAGGATGACCCAGCCCAGCAGGCCGAAGAAGCCGACCAGAGTCAGCCAACGCGCAAAACGAGTGCTCACTTGAGGATCTCCAGCACCTGCTCCGGCGGGCGACCAATGCGGGCCTGACCATTCTTGATGACGATGGGGCGCTCGATCAGCTTGGGATGCTGATGCATGGCGCGGATGAGGGCATCACCGCTGACATCGGCCAATCCCAGCTCCTTGTAGAGATCTTCCTTAGTGCGCATCAGCTGGCGCGGATCGCCAAAACCGAGCAGAGAGAGCAGGTTGCGGATCTCATCTTCGCTCGGGGCCTGCTCCAGATAGAGCACCACATCAGGGGCGATCCCGTGCTGTTCCAGCAGGGCCAGGGTTTCGCGACTCTTGGAGCAGCGCGGATTGTGGTAGATTTGGGTCTCGCTCATGGTAACTCCCTGATTAATCGCAAGATGGGACTAGAAACGGCGCTATTGTAGGGGAAAGTGATGGTCAGGGTAAGCAGCAGTGGAAAGGAATTGAAACGAATTTGTTGGCTGATTGTGGCTGGCCTGCTGGCTGCCTGCACACCCGCCGCCGAATTTACCGATGCCAAAGGGCAGCCGGTCAGCTTGCGCCACTTTGTCGGCAAGCCGTTGCTGATCAACTACTTCGCCCCCTGGTGCACTCCTTGCCTGCGGGAGATGCCGCGCCTCAACGCGCTGGCGGCGGAGGGCCAGATCGCCGTGGTGGCCATCAACTACGACCCGACTACGCCGGCAGAGCTCGGCCAGCTGGCAACCCGATATGAGATCAAGGTGCCGCTGCTTATTGCCACCGCGGATGCCAAGCTCCCCTTCCCGCGTCCGGGCGCCCTGCCCACCAGCTATCTGCTCGATAGCGAGGGCAAACTTAAACAGACGCTGGTTGGCGAACTCGACCAGCAGCAGGTCGAGATGCTCAAGGCGACCGCCAGCCGCCTGAGTCACTAGTGCGTAGCGCTATCAACGCAACCCACATCAACATGATCTCTATAAACAACAAGGGCGCACCGTGGTGCGCCCTTGTTTGATAGGCTAATGCCAGGTTTCGTTAGCCCTTGAGGCTGTCGAGATCCTTCTTGGCCCGCTCCAGCTCGGTGATGCGCGCCTCCAGCCGAGCCAGGGTCATCCGGTCGCTGGTGGTGCCGCGCGCCACGATCAGCTCGTCGATGGCCGCCTGATAATCCCCGCGCAGCGAGAGCATCTCGGCCCGCGCCATATGCAGCTCGGTCATTCTGCCCGCCTTGCGATAGGCATCGGCCAGCAGGTTCCAGGCCAGATTGTTCTCTTCGTGCTCGCGGGCATAAGGGTCGAGGATGGCGATGGACTTCTTGTAGTTGCCGCTCTCGAGGTAAGCGTTGCCGAGGTTGACCACCACCACTTCGTTATCCGGCATCCGGCTGCGGAACTTCTCGAGGCGAGCGATGGCCTGAGCACTGCGCCCCTTGGCCAGATCGATGTCGGTCTGGGCATCGACGATAAAGAGATCCTCCGGATGACGGGACGCCAGCTCCTGCATCAGGGTATCAGCTTCGTCGGTACGCTTGAGCTGGATCAGCGCCAGCGCCTTGCCATAGATGGCGGCATCCTTGAGCGGATAATCCCCCTTCTGGATCCGGGTATCGAAGTAGCTCAGCAGCCCCTGTGGGGTATCCGTGCCAAAGCGCACCTGAATACGCACCTTGGCCAGCCAGAAGTCAAGGCTGGGCGGCAAGTCGCGGCGGCCATAGCTGCCCGCCCGGGCGCGAGCCTCGCTGATCCGGGTCTCCGGCAGCGGGTGTGTGAGCAGCATTTCCGGCGGCTTGCTGGCGTAACGGTATTCGGCGGCCAATTTTTGGAAGAAGTTGGCCATTCCCATGGGATCGAAACCGGCATCGTAGAGCGTCTTCATGCCGATGCGATCCGCTTCATATTCGTTGTCGCGGGTGTAGTTGATCGCGGACTGCATAGAGAGGCCCAGCGTGGTCTGCAGCGCAGCGATACCGGCAGTCGGGTTGATCACCGCCAGCGCAATGGAACCCACCAGACCGGCCAGAGTCACAGCCGAGCTGCTCGCCTGCGCCTCCATATAACGGGCGATATGACGCTGGGTCACGTGGGTGATTTCGTGAGCCAGTACCGAGGCCAGCTCGCTCTCGCTGTCGGCGTAGAGGAACAGGCCAGTGTGCACCTTGACCCGCCCGCCGAGGAAGGCGGCCGCGTTGATGGAGGGATCATTGATGAGGAAAAAGGTAAACGGGAAACGCACCCCATCTGCGTTGGTCAGCAGTCGCTGACCCAGATCGTCGATGTACAGGCTCAGCACCGGGTCATCGATGATCGGCAAGCCCGCGCGGGCAAAGCGCATAAAGGCGTTGCCGTAACGCACCTCCTGCTCGATGGGCAGGGCCGCCACCCCGGCCGTGCCGATGTCGGGAAGCTGATTGTTGGCATGCGCATGAAACGTGGCGCCCATCAGGGAAGCCAGCAGGGGAAGCGATGCCATCAGGGGGGAAAAACGTGCCACGTTATCTCTATCTCCTTCAGAAAGGGCCTCGGCAGAATACCCTTGCCCATCAAGGGCTACAAGCGTTGTTTCACGCTCTTATCACGGCCATAATAGCGGCCACCTGCCTGATGGAGTCCCCATGGAAGTTCTCGACCTGACCCCCTGGCGTTGCCCCGAACCGCTGATCCGGCTCAAGCTCTGGTTAAGGGAGGCCAAACGCGGTCAAACCGTCACCATCCGGCTGGCCGATGCAGGATCCCGGCAGGATATTCCGGCCTACCTCCAACGTCAGGGCCACCATGTCGAGATGCAGCAAGAACCAGACAATACCCTCTCTTTGCAATTGGTTGTCGGGGCGAAACAACCATCTTGAGCCCCAGGATGTAAGGATGCCGTCATGTTAGAAGTCTTGAAGCGCTGGTATCAGACCCGTTTTTCCGATCCCGATGCCGTTACCCTGTTCCTGTTGCTGGTGTTCTGCTTCACCATCATCTGGCTGTTTGGCGATCTGCTGGCCCCCCTGCTGGTGGCGTTGGTGATGGCCTATCTGCTGGAGTGGCCGGTCGCCCGGCTGCAAAAAGCAGGGCTGTCACGCACCCTGGCCACCAGCGTCGTTCTGATCCTATTCATTGCGGTGGCGGTGGCCTCCTTGCTGGGTCTTATCCCGACGCTGGTGAGCCAGGGGATCAATCTGGCCAAAGAGGCGCCCGCCATGCTGACCCACGCTCAGGATTATGTCCGCACCCTGCCGGACAAATACCCCGAGCTGATTGATATCAGTCTGGTGGAGACTGTC
It encodes the following:
- a CDS encoding sulfurtransferase TusA family protein, translating into MEVLDLTPWRCPEPLIRLKLWLREAKRGQTVTIRLADAGSRQDIPAYLQRQGHHVEMQQEPDNTLSLQLVVGAKQPS
- a CDS encoding ATP-dependent zinc protease; its protein translation is MTLLSLLSLGGCVSMEKAPPVPTLTLAELRNEISLSEQRLQTSMEQQQKQYVQQQHLLVQLNTDVTNMKESVKQVDHKLATLPAEPPKPMAIPIEKCPTPNQGHTIDGKLMVGEAEWIWVDAANDAFQARVDTGATTSSISAQEITIFERNGKNWVRFFLSHQEADDKIQIEAPLVRHVRVRQASADDLDRRPVVRLAVRIGDMTEKAEFTLKDRSDMTFPVLLGREFLKDIAVVDVAREYIQPKPKLKDVK
- a CDS encoding alpha-L-glutamate ligase-like protein: MWFWEKYTTPWSLSQAGILGMNKRNHSYISRYNQRSLYPLVDDKLQTKRIALDAGVTVPELIGTIRAQHDVGRITELVKDWPGFCIKPARGSGGKGILVILRQEDGLFYKPNGSASIGQDLERHVSNILAGLYSLGGKPDVALVEGLINFDDVFDGYSFEGVPDARVIIFKGFPVMAMMRLSTSASDGKANLHQGAVGVGLCLRTGRALRAVQFGNPLRHHPDTGLDLYELKVPHWDTLLTLAASCYEMSGLGYIGTDMVLDKFRGPMLLELNARPGLAIQIANGRGLVPNLKAIEKLGQVKMNVEQRVNFAKDHFGIFEE
- a CDS encoding M48 family metalloprotease, whose amino-acid sequence is MASLPLLASLMGATFHAHANNQLPDIGTAGVAALPIEQEVRYGNAFMRFARAGLPIIDDPVLSLYIDDLGQRLLTNADGVRFPFTFFLINDPSINAAAFLGGRVKVHTGLFLYADSESELASVLAHEITHVTQRHIARYMEAQASSSAVTLAGLVGSIALAVINPTAGIAALQTTLGLSMQSAINYTRDNEYEADRIGMKTLYDAGFDPMGMANFFQKLAAEYRYASKPPEMLLTHPLPETRISEARARAGSYGRRDLPPSLDFWLAKVRIQVRFGTDTPQGLLSYFDTRIQKGDYPLKDAAIYGKALALIQLKRTDEADTLMQELASRHPEDLFIVDAQTDIDLAKGRSAQAIARLEKFRSRMPDNEVVVVNLGNAYLESGNYKKSIAILDPYAREHEENNLAWNLLADAYRKAGRMTELHMARAEMLSLRGDYQAAIDELIVARGTTSDRMTLARLEARITELERAKKDLDSLKG
- a CDS encoding DUF2069 domain-containing protein, with the translated sequence MSTRFARWLTLVGFFGLLGWVILWHLWLSPHPDLNPWLLPVIWTVPLLFPLKGIVQGNPYTHAWGNFVLMPYFLHALTLITTDEGERWLAVVELLFTTLAFVGTIYYARLRGRELGLSIRKKKDEAN
- a CDS encoding inactive transglutaminase family protein, yielding MVSRKPFYLLVALLYIVGLGMTIYHHIALDVPLTPGEKRQIWSIEAKLEFEATGEPVIASLAIPGTQPGFTLMNENAASPGYGLSFVEKGGDARAEWSIRTASGRQELYYRVDMMADAHAKPAANPQPPAIEKQIESEPYATAMKQILERAQERSADGYTLTREIIKEIEKQEQNAELLKKHKTRANLIAELLNNADVPTRVVHALSLEDGRRRQELVDYLQVFNSPTDYKLFNPQTGEQGRPANLLLWEYNSGALLEVTGGHNSRVSFSMIEQEQPVSVALAQKFEKSEIMNFSIHSLPLEEQTLFKGLLLIPIGVLMVVFLRVLVGIKTSGTFMPVLIAVAFIQTQLITGLVGFLLIVGTGLVIRSYLSRLNLLLVARISAIIIMVISMIGIFSALAFKLGLTDGMKITFFPMIILSWTIERMSILWEEEGPKEVFRQGGGSLLVAVIAYLAMDNELIRHLTFNFLGLQLVLMATVLLMGNYTGYKLSELKRFKPLVDEMKSGVTPGKDK
- a CDS encoding TlpA family protein disulfide reductase, with amino-acid sequence MVRVSSSGKELKRICWLIVAGLLAACTPAAEFTDAKGQPVSLRHFVGKPLLINYFAPWCTPCLREMPRLNALAAEGQIAVVAINYDPTTPAELGQLATRYEIKVPLLIATADAKLPFPRPGALPTSYLLDSEGKLKQTLVGELDQQQVEMLKATASRLSH
- the arsC gene encoding arsenate reductase (glutaredoxin) (This arsenate reductase requires both glutathione and glutaredoxin to convert arsenate to arsenite, after which the efflux transporter formed by ArsA and ArsB can extrude the arsenite from the cell, providing resistance.), whose amino-acid sequence is MSETQIYHNPRCSKSRETLALLEQHGIAPDVVLYLEQAPSEDEIRNLLSLLGFGDPRQLMRTKEDLYKELGLADVSGDALIRAMHQHPKLIERPIVIKNGQARIGRPPEQVLEILK